A window of Phormidium ambiguum IAM M-71 contains these coding sequences:
- a CDS encoding response regulator, which produces MKTVLIVEDDPINLRVFSKILTKRAGLEVKGTEDVEEVMQMAQNGQADLILMDVSLQHSSYQGKSVDGIKITQMLKADPQTANLPVILVTAHAMEGDRENFLKQSGADGYISKPVVDHQEFVDQIMALLPKD; this is translated from the coding sequence ATGAAAACTGTTCTAATAGTGGAAGACGATCCGATTAATCTTCGCGTTTTCTCGAAGATTCTGACTAAGCGGGCTGGTTTAGAAGTTAAGGGGACTGAAGATGTCGAAGAAGTAATGCAAATGGCGCAGAATGGTCAGGCTGACTTAATTTTGATGGATGTTTCTCTACAACACAGTAGTTACCAAGGTAAATCTGTGGATGGGATTAAAATTACCCAAATGTTGAAAGCCGATCCTCAAACTGCTAATTTGCCTGTAATCTTGGTGACGGCTCATGCGATGGAAGGCGATCGAGAAAATTTCCTCAAACAAAGTGGTGCTGATGGCTATATCTCTAAACCTGTGGTCGATCATCAAGAATTTGTAGATCAAATTATGGCACTGCTGCCTAAAGACTAA
- a CDS encoding DNA gyrase/topoisomerase IV subunit A, whose product MAKQLNILSSGQIITTALHTEMQRSYLEYAMSVIVGRALPDVRDGLKPVHRRILYAMHELGLTPDRPYRKCARVVGDVLGKYHPHGDQAVYDALVRMVQDFSCRYPLLAGHGNFGSVDNDPPAAMRYTETRLAPISYEAMLSEIGEATVDFIPNFDNSQQEPVVLPAQLPILLLNGCAGIAVGMATNVPPHNLGELVDGLIALIDDANLSDDKLLEIIPGPDFPTGGEIVGNEGTREAYTTGKGTITVRGIASIEEIQIGRGRQRQRGTTRSAIVVTELPFQVNKAAWIEKIAELVNQGKIEGIADIRDESDREGMRVVIELKRDASPQDVLENLYRQTALSSNFGAILLALVEGQPRQLSLRQILQEFLTFREQTLTRQYSYELEQTERRLHLVEGLIAALENLDAIIEILRNAPDGSTAKVTFQSRFNFSDRQSDAILAMPLRRLTGLERQQLQQELTELTERIENLRKLLSDRNELLKALKKDLRSLKKKYSDPRRTRIHKLKVTKTETKKTKTPENENKPTRERRREQTKTEVTEGQLSLFTTVSSTTPEEANLEITYKGYIRRLMKNPSKSNLKSTDDFVVKSFSTTTDADLVVVTGSGKAFPIKVGEIPPTSGQSKGTPLVSLLPQAKEIPETLAGYLLAPSAEDSHTVVVVSQQGRIKRLAISEFANLTRRGLTVLKLKEDDQLLFALPTKEREGIALATTGGRILRFLINEQQLPVMSRAAGGLQALRLGRQEKLIGAVSINQDDNLLLVTHLGYAKRLPISAIRLANLGDIGTQALQYTSKLDALIGMVEAVPETKVLLLTDAPRTIYLPVERVAFWGKDGTGDRINKLKEEEKVVNLVIVDN is encoded by the coding sequence ATGGCAAAACAGTTAAACATACTCTCTTCAGGACAGATTATCACCACTGCTCTGCATACAGAAATGCAGCGGTCATATCTTGAATATGCCATGAGTGTAATTGTTGGTCGAGCACTACCGGATGTACGAGATGGGTTAAAACCCGTGCATCGCCGCATCTTGTATGCAATGCACGAATTAGGATTAACACCCGATCGACCTTACCGAAAATGCGCCCGCGTGGTGGGAGACGTTTTAGGTAAATATCACCCTCACGGCGATCAAGCAGTTTATGATGCTTTGGTGCGAATGGTACAGGATTTTTCCTGCCGTTATCCTTTATTAGCAGGTCATGGCAATTTTGGTTCAGTAGATAATGACCCTCCAGCGGCGATGCGTTACACAGAAACACGCCTTGCACCAATTAGCTATGAGGCGATGTTGAGTGAAATTGGCGAAGCTACAGTTGATTTTATCCCAAATTTTGATAATTCCCAGCAAGAACCTGTAGTTTTACCTGCTCAATTACCTATTTTATTACTTAATGGCTGTGCTGGTATTGCGGTAGGGATGGCAACTAATGTACCACCACATAATTTGGGTGAGTTGGTAGATGGGTTAATTGCTTTAATTGATGATGCTAATCTTTCCGATGATAAGTTGTTGGAAATAATTCCGGGGCCTGATTTTCCCACTGGGGGAGAAATTGTAGGAAATGAGGGAACGCGGGAAGCTTACACGACGGGAAAAGGTACGATTACAGTGCGAGGAATTGCCAGTATTGAAGAAATTCAAATTGGTAGAGGTCGTCAGCGGCAAAGGGGAACAACGCGCAGTGCGATCGTGGTTACTGAGTTACCTTTTCAGGTGAATAAGGCAGCTTGGATTGAGAAAATTGCCGAGTTAGTTAATCAAGGTAAAATTGAGGGGATTGCGGATATTCGGGATGAAAGCGATCGAGAAGGAATGCGCGTTGTCATTGAATTAAAACGCGATGCTAGTCCGCAAGATGTGTTGGAAAATTTATATAGACAAACAGCACTTTCTAGTAATTTTGGTGCCATCCTTTTAGCTTTGGTGGAAGGACAACCTAGACAATTAAGTTTGCGGCAAATTTTACAAGAGTTTCTAACTTTCCGCGAACAAACTTTGACTCGACAATATAGCTATGAATTAGAACAAACGGAAAGACGTTTGCATTTAGTTGAAGGTTTAATTGCGGCGTTAGAAAATTTAGATGCGATTATTGAAATTCTCCGAAATGCGCCGGATGGATCGACGGCAAAAGTGACTTTTCAAAGTCGGTTTAATTTTAGCGATCGCCAATCTGATGCCATTTTAGCCATGCCTTTGCGTCGGTTAACTGGATTAGAACGTCAGCAATTACAACAGGAATTAACCGAACTTACAGAACGGATTGAAAATTTACGCAAATTATTGAGCGATCGAAATGAATTACTCAAAGCTTTGAAAAAAGATTTGCGTTCTTTGAAAAAGAAATACTCCGATCCGCGACGCACTCGCATTCACAAACTCAAAGTTACTAAAACTGAAACCAAGAAAACCAAAACCCCAGAAAACGAAAACAAACCCACTAGAGAACGCCGTCGAGAACAAACCAAAACCGAAGTTACCGAAGGACAACTTTCTTTATTTACTACTGTAAGTTCGACTACTCCTGAAGAAGCCAATTTGGAAATAACTTACAAAGGTTATATCAGGAGATTGATGAAAAATCCTAGTAAATCTAATTTAAAATCTACTGATGATTTTGTAGTGAAATCCTTCTCGACAACAACTGATGCAGATTTAGTAGTAGTAACTGGTAGCGGAAAAGCTTTCCCAATCAAAGTCGGTGAAATTCCGCCAACTTCTGGACAATCAAAAGGCACGCCATTAGTTAGTTTATTACCCCAAGCTAAGGAAATTCCCGAAACTTTAGCTGGATATTTACTTGCACCATCAGCAGAAGATTCTCATACTGTAGTTGTGGTGAGTCAACAAGGAAGAATTAAGCGATTAGCAATTTCTGAATTTGCTAATCTAACTCGTCGCGGTTTAACAGTTTTAAAACTGAAAGAAGACGATCAATTATTGTTTGCTTTACCCACAAAAGAGCGGGAAGGAATTGCTTTAGCGACCACAGGCGGACGCATTTTACGCTTTTTAATTAACGAACAACAATTACCTGTAATGAGTCGCGCTGCTGGTGGTTTACAAGCATTAAGATTAGGTCGTCAAGAAAAGTTAATTGGTGCTGTTAGTATCAATCAAGATGATAACTTATTGCTAGTAACTCATTTAGGTTATGCCAAAAGATTGCCAATCAGTGCGATTCGGTTAGCGAACTTAGGTGATATTGGTACTCAAGCTTTACAATACACGAGCAAATTAGATGCTTTAATTGGTATGGTGGAAGCCGTTCCTGAAACTAAAGTTTTGTTGTTAACTGACGCACCAAGAACGATCTATTTACCTGTAGAACGGGTGGCGTTTTGGGGTAAAGATGGAACTGGCGATCGCATTAACAAACTTAAAGAAGAAGAAAAGGTTGTTAACTTAGTCATAGTTGATAATTAA